From a region of the Pseudoxanthomonas sp. X-1 genome:
- a CDS encoding PspC domain-containing protein, protein MNTPTAPRPLARSLDDRMIAGVMGGIARRFGWNATLVRVVFVIVSLASAAFPGILVYLLLWLLMPNEA, encoded by the coding sequence ATGAACACGCCCACCGCTCCCCGTCCGCTGGCCCGCTCGCTGGACGACCGCATGATCGCCGGCGTCATGGGCGGCATCGCCCGGCGCTTCGGCTGGAACGCCACGCTGGTACGCGTGGTGTTCGTCATCGTCTCGCTGGCGTCCGCGGCGTTCCCGGGCATCCTGGTCTATCTGCTGCTGTGGCTGCTGATGCCCAACGAGGCGTGA
- a CDS encoding TetR/AcrR family transcriptional regulator yields the protein MPQVELCRRGELRVEKFLDAAADVFAEKGYQQARLSEIVARAGGSLATLYRAFGDKEGLAFAIVERRLQDMAERLRAMELEGLPPQQALRKAGREIAASLTTRDALLVNRIVIGEGRAFPQLRDFFFDNAIADTRGCLGRYFEQQVTAGRLVLHTTPDQAAGQFFMMLFGELTIRTACGYMASPDAEELTGYVDASVEQFLYGALPR from the coding sequence ATGCCCCAGGTCGAACTGTGCCGGCGCGGGGAACTGCGCGTGGAGAAGTTCCTCGACGCCGCCGCCGACGTGTTCGCCGAAAAGGGCTACCAGCAGGCGCGCCTGAGCGAGATCGTGGCCCGCGCCGGCGGCTCGCTGGCGACGCTGTACCGGGCCTTCGGCGACAAGGAGGGCCTGGCCTTCGCCATCGTCGAGCGTCGTCTGCAGGACATGGCCGAACGCCTGCGGGCGATGGAACTGGAAGGCCTGCCGCCGCAGCAGGCGCTGCGCAAGGCCGGCCGCGAGATCGCCGCCAGCCTGACCACGCGCGACGCGCTGCTGGTCAACCGCATCGTCATCGGCGAAGGCCGCGCCTTTCCGCAGCTGCGCGACTTCTTCTTCGACAACGCCATTGCCGACACCCGCGGCTGCCTGGGCCGCTACTTCGAGCAGCAGGTCACCGCCGGCAGGCTGGTGCTGCACACCACGCCCGACCAGGCCGCGGGCCAGTTCTTCATGATGCTGTTCGGCGAACTGACCATCCGCACCGCCTGCGGCTACATGGCCAGCCCCGACGCCGAGGAATTGACCGGCTACGTGGACGCTTCGGTCGAACAGTTCCTCTACGGCGCGCTGCCGCGCTGA